A region from the Cellvibrio sp. PSBB006 genome encodes:
- a CDS encoding family 16 glycosylhydrolase → MKNLGSVCFFGLGVVAFLLVGCGGSGGPSASPPPVTPPADSPVVAFSEPLPSASVATSMAVSVKARVTLAGGATATDVALYRNDTLVATDDESPYEWTLEDLPPGLHTLRVSATDSNGKSGEAIRQLSVVDTSMLNESVVWAVNAGGDAFVSVDGIAYAADEGFTDGATRQISAEIKATHNPTLYKSERRGTQFSYAHELPDGTYNLTLRFAENIVNNAGERTFSVQVEDEERITELDVRNIAGATNTAYDVTVPNVVVADGEINIVFSGVVGEAILSALTITQPHDEGAWELFWFDEFDYTGAPDATKWNFEIQAPGWVNNELQRYTDREENVRVQDGVLIIEGRKDNYLGSEYSSGRIHSQNKGDLLYGRVEVRAKLPAGRGTWPAIWMMPTDYTGYGTGWPDSGEIDIMEHVGYDEGQVHATTHNKAYYWVNGMQRKGSVLMPDVTQAFHTYAVEWDEERMDFYIDDVHYFTYINDHRGWESWPFDKSFYVILNLAIGGNWGGAAGVDPDIWPRHMEVDYVRMYKR, encoded by the coding sequence ATGAAAAATCTCGGCAGTGTCTGTTTTTTCGGTCTTGGGGTAGTGGCGTTTTTACTGGTCGGTTGTGGTGGCAGTGGTGGGCCTTCGGCTTCACCGCCGCCGGTGACGCCGCCAGCGGACAGTCCGGTTGTGGCTTTTTCTGAACCTTTGCCGAGTGCGAGTGTGGCAACGTCCATGGCGGTGAGTGTCAAGGCGCGGGTTACCTTGGCAGGTGGGGCGACGGCGACTGACGTTGCCTTGTATCGCAACGATACATTGGTGGCGACAGATGATGAATCACCCTATGAATGGACGCTGGAAGATTTGCCACCGGGCTTGCATACCTTGAGAGTGAGTGCGACTGATTCCAACGGTAAATCCGGCGAGGCGATTCGCCAGCTGAGCGTGGTGGATACTTCCATGCTGAATGAATCGGTGGTGTGGGCAGTGAATGCCGGTGGTGACGCGTTTGTGTCGGTGGATGGGATTGCCTATGCCGCTGATGAAGGCTTTACTGATGGCGCAACGCGACAAATTTCTGCGGAGATCAAAGCGACGCACAACCCGACGCTCTACAAAAGTGAACGCCGCGGCACACAGTTTTCCTATGCACACGAATTGCCAGACGGCACCTATAACCTGACGCTACGCTTTGCCGAAAATATCGTTAACAACGCTGGCGAACGGACTTTTTCGGTACAGGTAGAAGACGAAGAGCGGATCACTGAGTTGGATGTGCGCAATATCGCCGGTGCGACCAACACGGCCTATGACGTGACAGTGCCGAACGTTGTGGTTGCCGATGGTGAAATCAATATTGTCTTTAGCGGCGTTGTCGGCGAAGCCATTTTGAGTGCGCTGACCATTACGCAGCCCCATGACGAAGGTGCGTGGGAGTTATTCTGGTTTGATGAGTTTGATTACACCGGCGCACCCGATGCTACCAAATGGAACTTCGAAATCCAGGCGCCGGGTTGGGTGAACAACGAGTTGCAACGCTACACCGACCGTGAAGAAAATGTGCGCGTGCAGGATGGTGTCTTGATCATTGAAGGTCGCAAAGATAATTACCTGGGCAGCGAGTATTCATCCGGTCGTATTCATTCGCAAAATAAAGGTGACTTGCTTTATGGCCGCGTGGAAGTGCGCGCGAAGTTACCGGCGGGGCGCGGCACCTGGCCTGCGATCTGGATGATGCCGACGGACTACACCGGCTACGGCACTGGCTGGCCCGACAGTGGTGAAATCGACATTATGGAACACGTTGGCTACGACGAAGGGCAGGTTCACGCTACCACCCACAATAAGGCCTATTACTGGGTTAACGGCATGCAGCGCAAAGGTTCTGTGTTGATGCCGGACGTGACGCAGGCATTCCATACCTATGCGGTTGAGTGGGATGAAGAGCGCATGGATTTTTATATCGACGACGTGCACTACTTTACCTACATCAACGACCATCGCGGCTGGGAGTCCTGGCCGTTTGATAAATCGTTTTACGTGATCCTCAATCTCGCTATTGGCGGCAATTGGGGCGGTGCAGCGGGTGTTGATCCGGACATTTGGCCGCGCCATATGGAGGTGGATTATGTGCGGATGTATAAACGATAG
- a CDS encoding phosphoglycerate kinase: MTVKLMKDQDLTGKRVLIRQDLNVPLEDGRITSAVRIDASIPTIKAALEKGAKVMVMSHLGRPEEGVYDEAASLAPVAEYLSKKLGREVPLVKDWVDGFEMNGDLVLLENVRFNVGEGKNSDELSKKMAALCDVFVMDAFGTAHRAQASTHGVAKFAPIACAGPLLAAELEALAKVLDNPARPLVAIVGGSKVSSKLSVLDALSKIADVLVVGGGISNTFVASAGNEVGNSLYEKDLIPEAQRLCAATEVVFATDVRVTKDGFKEWSHNSATEVKKVNEIKADEEIIDYGPETAARVAEIIKNAKTVLWNGPCGVFEFDAFAKGTEVISRAIAESDAFSVAGGGDTLAAIDKWNLADKISYVSTGGGAFLEFVEGKTLPAVAILEERAKN; the protein is encoded by the coding sequence ATGACTGTTAAATTGATGAAAGACCAGGATCTCACCGGTAAACGTGTATTGATTCGTCAGGATCTGAACGTGCCGTTGGAAGACGGAAGAATTACCAGTGCGGTGCGTATCGATGCATCCATTCCGACCATCAAGGCAGCTTTGGAAAAAGGTGCGAAGGTGATGGTGATGTCGCACCTCGGTCGTCCGGAGGAGGGTGTTTATGACGAAGCTGCTTCGCTTGCGCCGGTGGCGGAATACCTGAGCAAAAAACTCGGTCGTGAAGTGCCGTTGGTAAAAGATTGGGTTGATGGCTTTGAAATGAACGGCGATCTGGTGTTGCTGGAAAACGTTCGTTTTAATGTGGGTGAGGGTAAAAATTCTGATGAGCTGTCGAAAAAAATGGCGGCGTTGTGTGATGTGTTTGTGATGGATGCGTTTGGTACGGCGCACCGTGCCCAGGCGTCGACTCACGGTGTGGCGAAGTTTGCGCCGATTGCTTGTGCGGGGCCGTTGTTGGCTGCTGAGCTGGAAGCTTTGGCTAAGGTGCTTGATAACCCTGCGCGTCCGTTGGTTGCTATTGTTGGCGGTTCTAAAGTATCAAGCAAGTTGAGCGTGCTTGATGCGCTGTCAAAAATTGCGGATGTGTTGGTAGTGGGCGGCGGTATTTCCAATACTTTTGTTGCGTCGGCCGGTAATGAAGTAGGTAATTCCCTGTACGAAAAAGATTTGATTCCTGAAGCTCAACGTTTGTGTGCGGCTACGGAAGTGGTGTTTGCGACTGATGTGCGTGTAACCAAAGATGGTTTCAAAGAGTGGAGTCATAACTCCGCGACCGAAGTGAAGAAAGTTAACGAGATCAAAGCGGACGAAGAGATTATCGACTACGGTCCCGAGACGGCAGCGCGTGTAGCTGAGATTATCAAGAACGCCAAAACCGTGTTGTGGAATGGTCCCTGCGGTGTATTTGAATTCGATGCGTTTGCCAAAGGCACAGAAGTTATTTCCCGCGCGATTGCCGAGAGTGACGCCTTCTCGGTTGCCGGCGGCGGTGACACGCTTGCTGCTATCGATAAATGGAATCTGGCCGACAAGATTTCTTACGTGTCTACCGGCGGCGGTGCATTCCTGGAGTTTGTGGAAGGCAAAACATTACCGGCCGTCGCCATCCTGGAAGAGCGTGCCAAGAACTGA
- the tkt gene encoding transketolase — protein sequence MPSRTELANAIRVLSMDAVQKANSGHPGAPMGMADIAEVLWNDFLKHNPKNPNWADRDRFVLSNGHGSMLIYSLLHLTGYDLPMDQLKQFRQLHSATPGHPERGYTPGVETTTGPLGQGIANAVGMALAEKTLAAQFNREGHDVVDHYTYCFLGDGCMMEGISHEACSLAGTLGLGKLMAFYDDNGISIDGHVEGWFTDNTPQRFEAYGWHVIPGVDGHDSNAVRAAIEAARAETSKPTLICCKTVIGFGSPNKQGSHDSHGSPLGNDEVALVRKTLNWNHEPFVVPEEIYAGWNAVEKGASAEQAWADKMAAYKSAHPDLAAEFDRRVVKGDLPADFAAKAEAFIAECQAKGEKIASRKASQNAIAAYAALLPELLGGSADLAGSNLTLVKTSKGVTAEDASGNYIYYGVREFGMSAIMNGISAHGGFIPYGATFLMFQQYAANAVRMAALMKLRNVFVYTHDSIGQGEDGPTHQPIEVLGTLRMTPNMETWRPADGAESAVAWKAAIERKDGPSALVFSRQNLDPISRTPAQVANIARGGYVLRDCDGEPEAILIATGSELAVTVKAAEALTAKGKKVRVVSMPSTSVFDQQDALYKESVLPLSVLARVAVETAHVDYWYKYVGLDGRVVGMTTFGESAPGGVLMEHFGFTVDNIVATVEELL from the coding sequence ATGCCTTCTCGTACCGAACTTGCCAATGCCATTCGCGTCCTCAGTATGGACGCCGTTCAGAAAGCCAACTCCGGCCACCCCGGCGCGCCGATGGGGATGGCAGATATTGCCGAAGTCCTGTGGAACGACTTCCTGAAACACAACCCCAAGAACCCCAACTGGGCTGATCGCGACCGCTTTGTGCTGTCCAACGGCCACGGCTCCATGCTGATTTACTCCTTGTTACATCTGACCGGCTACGACCTGCCGATGGATCAACTCAAGCAATTCCGCCAGCTGCACTCGGCGACCCCGGGTCACCCGGAGCGCGGTTACACCCCCGGTGTTGAAACCACTACCGGTCCGCTGGGCCAGGGTATTGCTAACGCCGTGGGTATGGCGCTGGCGGAGAAAACCCTGGCGGCACAATTCAACCGCGAAGGTCACGATGTCGTTGACCACTACACCTACTGCTTCCTCGGTGACGGTTGCATGATGGAAGGCATCTCCCATGAAGCCTGTTCATTGGCCGGCACCCTGGGCCTGGGGAAATTGATGGCCTTCTATGACGACAACGGCATCTCAATCGACGGCCATGTCGAAGGCTGGTTTACCGACAACACCCCGCAGCGTTTTGAAGCCTACGGCTGGCATGTCATCCCCGGTGTTGACGGCCACGACAGCAATGCGGTGCGCGCTGCTATCGAAGCCGCCCGTGCAGAAACCTCCAAGCCGACATTGATCTGCTGCAAGACTGTGATCGGTTTTGGTTCGCCGAACAAACAAGGCTCACACGATTCCCACGGTTCTCCGCTGGGCAATGATGAAGTGGCACTGGTACGGAAAACCCTCAACTGGAATCACGAACCTTTTGTGGTACCGGAAGAAATCTATGCGGGCTGGAATGCGGTAGAAAAGGGCGCTAGCGCTGAACAAGCCTGGGCCGACAAAATGGCTGCTTATAAATCTGCTCATCCTGACTTGGCTGCCGAGTTTGATCGCCGCGTCGTTAAAGGTGATTTGCCCGCAGACTTCGCTGCAAAAGCGGAAGCCTTTATTGCCGAGTGTCAGGCCAAGGGCGAAAAAATTGCCAGCCGTAAAGCCTCACAAAATGCTATCGCCGCTTACGCTGCCTTGCTGCCGGAATTGCTCGGTGGTTCAGCGGACCTGGCCGGTTCTAACCTTACTCTGGTCAAGACCTCTAAAGGTGTGACCGCCGAAGATGCGAGCGGTAACTACATTTATTACGGCGTGCGCGAATTCGGTATGAGCGCCATCATGAACGGTATCTCTGCCCACGGTGGTTTTATTCCTTACGGCGCTACCTTTTTGATGTTCCAACAGTACGCTGCTAACGCCGTGCGTATGGCGGCGCTGATGAAATTGCGCAACGTGTTTGTTTATACCCACGACTCTATCGGTCAGGGTGAAGACGGTCCGACGCACCAGCCGATTGAAGTGTTAGGGACTTTGCGTATGACCCCCAACATGGAAACCTGGCGTCCGGCGGACGGTGCTGAATCGGCCGTGGCCTGGAAGGCGGCGATTGAGCGCAAAGATGGCCCAAGCGCTTTAGTATTTAGTCGTCAAAACCTGGACCCGATTTCACGCACGCCGGCGCAAGTCGCTAACATCGCGCGCGGTGGTTATGTGTTGCGTGATTGCGACGGCGAGCCGGAAGCGATTTTGATTGCCACTGGTTCGGAGTTGGCGGTAACCGTGAAGGCGGCGGAAGCGTTGACTGCGAAAGGTAAGAAAGTGCGTGTGGTTTCCATGCCGTCGACGTCTGTGTTTGATCAACAGGATGCGCTTTACAAAGAGTCTGTTCTGCCGCTGTCTGTGCTGGCGCGTGTTGCGGTGGAAACTGCGCATGTGGATTACTGGTACAAGTATGTTGGTCTGGATGGTCGCGTTGTGGGAATGACTACTTTTGGTGAGTCTGCACCCGGTGGTGTGTTGATGGAGCATTTTGGTTTTACTGTTGACAATATTGTCGCGACAGTTGAAGAGTTACTTTAA
- a CDS encoding metalloregulator ArsR/SmtB family transcription factor, translated as MNQLQKAPDAPDEGTNEASLDQLAGLLKAAGDPLRLDILRVLAQDSFGVLELCQIFSIKQSGMSHHLKVLTSAGLLTSRREGNSIFYRRAFFAPDHSLSALQQQLFATIDQQPVSAAVAQQLQQLHHERSEAAQLFFSENAHKFRAQQDLIASYPVYAEQMTQLLNSTPLPDRHLVLEVGPGEGEFLAVLSQRFKQVVALDNAATMLEKARCYATEKNLRNIEFILGDTRSLHEHKVLADCIVVNMVLHHTPSPADIFADLSKALTPGGALLVADLCRHEQVWARDACGDLWQGFEPQDFTRWAKAAGLDEGQSVYFALRNGFQIQLRQFFRQANF; from the coding sequence ATGAATCAACTTCAAAAAGCTCCTGATGCCCCGGATGAAGGCACCAACGAGGCCAGCCTCGACCAACTCGCCGGTTTACTTAAAGCGGCGGGTGATCCTTTGCGGCTCGATATCTTGCGTGTACTGGCCCAGGATTCATTTGGCGTGCTGGAGCTGTGCCAGATTTTTTCGATCAAGCAGTCCGGCATGAGCCACCATTTAAAGGTGTTGACCAGCGCCGGTTTGTTGACCTCTCGCCGTGAAGGCAATTCCATCTTTTATCGTCGCGCATTTTTTGCGCCAGACCATTCGCTCAGCGCGTTACAGCAACAATTGTTTGCCACAATTGATCAACAACCTGTGTCTGCGGCTGTTGCGCAGCAGTTGCAACAACTGCATCACGAACGTAGCGAGGCTGCGCAATTATTCTTCAGCGAGAACGCACATAAATTTCGTGCGCAGCAGGATTTGATTGCGAGCTATCCGGTGTATGCCGAGCAGATGACCCAGTTGCTCAACAGCACGCCTTTGCCCGACAGGCACCTGGTGCTTGAAGTAGGCCCCGGTGAAGGGGAATTTCTGGCGGTGTTGTCACAGCGTTTTAAACAGGTGGTCGCGCTGGATAACGCTGCAACTATGTTGGAAAAAGCGCGCTGTTATGCCACCGAAAAAAATCTGCGCAATATTGAATTTATTCTTGGTGACACCCGTTCATTACACGAGCACAAGGTGTTGGCGGATTGCATCGTGGTCAACATGGTGTTGCACCATACGCCTTCGCCCGCCGATATTTTTGCAGATTTAAGTAAGGCGCTGACACCAGGCGGCGCGTTGTTGGTCGCGGATTTATGTCGTCATGAGCAAGTTTGGGCGCGCGACGCTTGTGGTGATTTGTGGCAGGGTTTTGAGCCGCAGGATTTTACCCGTTGGGCAAAGGCGGCGGGGCTGGATGAAGGCCAGAGTGTTTATTTTGCGTTGCGCAATGGTTTTCAAATTCAGTTGCGGCAGTTTTTTAGGCAAGCAAATTTTTAA
- the metK gene encoding methionine adenosyltransferase, with amino-acid sequence MSEYSVFTSESVSEGHPDKMADQISDAVLDAILKDDPNARVAVETLVKTGMAIVAGEVRTSTYVDLEDLIRQVILDIGYNSSDVGFDGASCAVLNAIGKQSSDIAMGVDEADSKDLGAGDQGLMFGYATNETDVLMPAPIYFAHRLVERQAYLRKQNVLPWLRPDAKSQVTLRYENGKPIAVDAVVLSTQHSPDVKQSDIREAVREEIINQVLPAEWLHADTQYHINPTGQFIIGGPVGDCGLTGRKIIVDTYGGMARHGGGAFSGKDPSKVDRSAAYAGRYVAKNIVAAGLADRCEIQVSYAIGVAEPTSISINTFGTGRLPDAEIVKLVREHFDLRPRGLIEMLDLKRPIYRATAAYGHFGRELPEFTWEKTDKADALKKYL; translated from the coding sequence ATGTCTGAGTATTCCGTCTTTACATCTGAGTCTGTCTCTGAAGGCCATCCCGATAAGATGGCGGATCAAATTTCCGATGCGGTGCTGGATGCGATCCTGAAAGATGATCCGAACGCGCGCGTTGCCGTAGAAACTCTGGTGAAAACCGGTATGGCGATTGTGGCCGGTGAGGTGCGCACATCGACTTATGTGGATCTGGAGGATTTGATTCGTCAGGTCATCCTCGACATTGGTTACAACTCCAGTGATGTGGGTTTTGATGGTGCGTCCTGTGCAGTGTTGAATGCAATCGGCAAACAGTCTTCTGATATCGCCATGGGTGTGGATGAAGCGGACAGTAAGGATCTGGGCGCGGGTGATCAGGGTTTGATGTTTGGTTATGCCACCAACGAGACTGATGTGTTGATGCCTGCGCCGATTTATTTTGCGCATCGTTTGGTAGAGCGCCAGGCGTATTTGCGTAAACAGAATGTGTTGCCCTGGTTGCGTCCGGATGCAAAAAGTCAGGTGACCTTGCGTTACGAAAACGGCAAGCCGATAGCGGTGGATGCGGTGGTGTTGTCGACGCAGCATTCGCCGGATGTAAAGCAGTCGGATATTCGTGAAGCGGTGCGCGAGGAAATTATCAATCAGGTGTTGCCCGCCGAATGGTTGCATGCGGATACGCAGTATCACATTAATCCAACCGGGCAATTTATTATCGGTGGTCCGGTGGGTGATTGTGGTTTGACGGGCCGTAAAATTATTGTGGATACCTACGGTGGTATGGCGCGGCATGGCGGTGGTGCGTTTTCCGGTAAGGACCCGTCGAAGGTGGATCGTTCGGCGGCGTATGCGGGTCGTTATGTGGCGAAGAATATTGTGGCGGCGGGTTTGGCTGATCGTTGTGAGATTCAGGTGAGTTATGCGATTGGTGTGGCGGAGCCGACGTCGATTTCGATTAATACATTTGGTACGGGTAGGTTGCCAGATGCGGAGATTGTGAAGTTGGTGCGTGAGCATTTTGATTTGCGGCCGCGTGGGTTGATTGAGATGTTGGATTTGAAGCGGCCAATTTATCGGGCAACGGCGGCGTATGGGCATTTTGGGCGGGAGTTGCCGGAGTTTACTTGGGAGAAAACTGACAAGGCGGATGCTTTGAAGAAGTATTTGTAG
- the ahcY gene encoding adenosylhomocysteinase: MNIAANFTDYKVAAKTTEQFQKEAYWGRKEIEIAEGEMPALMALRRKYKDSKPLADAKIIGCIHMTIQTAVLIETLIELGAEVRWSSCNIFSTQDHAAAAVAAAGIPVFAWKGETEEEFWWCIEQTILKDGKPWAANMILDDGGDVTQVIHEKYPQMLDSIHGISEETTTGVHRLLDMLKKGTLKVPAINVNDSITKSKNDNKYGCRHSLNDAIKRGTDHLLSGKKALVIGYGDVGKGSAASLRQEGMIVKVTEIDPICAMQACMDGFEVVSPYNDGINTGKYEDINHTVLGTTDLVVTTTGNVNVCDSAMLRALKRSAVVCNIGHFDSEIDTAYMRKHWEWEEVKPQVHKVYRDKATNDHLIILSEGRLVNLGNATGHPSRIMDGSFANQVLAQMYLYERKFADLPADQKTEHLYVRVLPKKLDEEVAKDMVEGFGGVITKLTAQQAEYIGLETEGPFKPESYKY; the protein is encoded by the coding sequence ATGAATATCGCTGCAAATTTTACTGACTATAAAGTCGCTGCAAAGACTACCGAACAATTCCAGAAGGAGGCTTATTGGGGTCGTAAGGAGATTGAGATTGCTGAGGGTGAGATGCCGGCGTTGATGGCGTTGCGTCGTAAGTATAAGGACAGCAAGCCGTTGGCGGATGCGAAGATTATTGGTTGTATTCACATGACGATTCAGACGGCTGTGTTGATTGAGACATTGATCGAGCTGGGTGCTGAGGTGCGTTGGTCGTCGTGTAATATTTTTTCGACGCAGGATCATGCGGCGGCGGCGGTTGCGGCGGCGGGTATTCCGGTGTTTGCGTGGAAGGGTGAGACGGAAGAGGAATTTTGGTGGTGTATTGAGCAGACCATTTTGAAGGATGGTAAGCCTTGGGCGGCGAATATGATTCTGGATGATGGTGGTGATGTGACGCAGGTTATCCATGAGAAGTATCCGCAGATGCTGGATAGCATTCATGGGATTTCTGAGGAAACCACAACCGGTGTTCACCGTTTGTTGGACATGTTGAAGAAAGGTACCTTGAAGGTGCCGGCGATTAACGTGAATGATTCCATTACCAAGAGTAAGAACGATAACAAGTATGGTTGCCGCCACAGTTTGAATGATGCGATCAAGCGCGGCACTGACCATTTATTGTCGGGCAAGAAAGCGCTGGTGATTGGTTACGGTGATGTGGGTAAAGGCTCGGCGGCGTCGCTGCGTCAGGAAGGCATGATTGTTAAAGTCACTGAGATCGACCCGATCTGCGCCATGCAGGCGTGTATGGATGGTTTTGAGGTAGTATCGCCGTACAACGATGGCATCAACACCGGCAAGTATGAAGATATTAATCACACTGTTTTGGGTACGACTGACCTGGTGGTTACCACAACTGGTAATGTGAATGTGTGTGATTCGGCTATGTTGCGTGCATTAAAGCGCAGTGCAGTGGTGTGCAACATCGGGCACTTCGACAGCGAGATTGATACCGCGTATATGCGCAAGCATTGGGAGTGGGAAGAAGTGAAACCGCAGGTGCACAAGGTGTATCGCGATAAGGCGACCAATGATCATTTGATTATTTTGTCCGAAGGTCGTCTGGTGAACCTTGGCAATGCAACCGGTCATCCGTCGCGCATTATGGATGGTTCCTTTGCGAACCAGGTATTGGCACAGATGTATTTGTACGAACGAAAATTTGCGGATCTGCCGGCAGACCAAAAAACAGAGCATTTGTACGTGCGCGTGCTGCCGAAAAAATTGGATGAAGAAGTGGCCAAAGATATGGTGGAAGGTTTTGGTGGCGTGATTACCAAACTGACGGCGCAACAGGCCGAATATATCGGTTTGGAAACAGAAGGCCCCTTCAAGCCCGAAAGTTATAAATACTAA
- the metF gene encoding methylenetetrahydrofolate reductase [NAD(P)H] — protein MTDSQPRLSFEFFPPKTPEGKQKLIHVRDQLNSFAPDFFSVTYGAGGSTRDNTKGIVTSFKSAGIATAPHLSFGGDDEETILELLQDYKAAGVDRIVALRGDMPSGVGGAYQLVYANELVAFIRKHFGDHFHLEVAAYPEIHPQAKSYSDDIRYLKGKFDAGANSGITQYFFNPDSYFYFMEQCHKAGIDQPIYPGIMPIINYRNLTRFSDTCGAEIPRWLRKALENFGDDDASLKSFGVDLVSELCEVLLENDAPGLHFYTMNQTEPTAQIVSNLGLIPTE, from the coding sequence ATGACAGACTCTCAGCCACGTTTAAGTTTTGAGTTTTTTCCGCCGAAGACCCCGGAAGGCAAGCAAAAACTCATTCATGTGCGCGATCAGCTCAATAGCTTCGCGCCGGATTTCTTTTCCGTTACCTACGGTGCCGGGGGTTCGACGCGCGATAATACCAAAGGCATTGTGACCAGCTTTAAATCAGCGGGCATTGCCACCGCACCGCATTTATCTTTTGGCGGTGACGATGAAGAAACCATCCTGGAATTATTGCAGGATTATAAAGCGGCTGGTGTCGATCGCATCGTTGCCTTGCGCGGCGATATGCCTTCCGGTGTCGGCGGTGCCTATCAGTTGGTGTATGCCAATGAACTGGTGGCCTTTATCCGCAAACACTTCGGCGATCATTTTCATCTGGAAGTGGCGGCCTACCCGGAAATTCATCCGCAAGCCAAAAGTTACAGCGATGATATTCGCTATTTAAAAGGCAAGTTTGACGCGGGTGCCAACAGCGGTATTACCCAATACTTCTTTAACCCGGACTCCTATTTTTATTTTATGGAGCAGTGTCACAAAGCCGGTATCGATCAACCGATTTACCCCGGCATTATGCCGATTATCAACTACCGCAATCTGACCCGCTTTTCCGATACCTGCGGCGCCGAAATTCCGCGCTGGTTGCGTAAAGCCCTGGAAAATTTCGGTGATGACGATGCCAGCCTGAAAAGTTTTGGCGTGGATCTGGTGAGCGAGTTGTGCGAAGTGCTGCTGGAAAATGACGCGCCCGGCTTGCATTTCTACACCATGAACCAGACCGAACCTACGGCGCAAATTGTCAGCAATCTCGGGTTAATTCCTACCGAATAA
- a CDS encoding SDR family oxidoreductase gives MEKNIIITGGSRGIGAATALLAAEQGYNVGITYREQEAAAHAIVTQINQKDGKAVAVQMDVSKEADIVHAFTQFDKQLGRVTALVNNAGTLKQGRVVDTSAAYLEQLFATNVIGSFICAREAIKRMSTARGGQGGGIVNVSSIAARLGSANEYVDYAATKGAIDTFTIGLAKEVIDEGIRVNAVRPGLIHTDIHTSGGEPGRIERLKNSLPMKRGGYPEEVARAILWLLSDDASYSTGVLLDVSGGR, from the coding sequence ATGGAAAAAAATATCATCATCACCGGCGGCAGTCGCGGCATAGGCGCCGCCACCGCATTATTGGCAGCCGAACAGGGCTACAACGTCGGCATCACCTATCGCGAGCAAGAGGCCGCCGCCCACGCCATAGTGACGCAAATAAATCAAAAAGACGGCAAGGCCGTAGCCGTGCAAATGGACGTGAGTAAAGAAGCGGACATCGTGCACGCCTTTACGCAATTCGATAAACAATTGGGTCGGGTCACGGCATTAGTGAATAACGCGGGCACGCTTAAACAAGGACGTGTAGTGGACACCAGTGCGGCCTATCTCGAACAATTATTTGCCACCAATGTGATCGGCAGTTTTATCTGCGCTCGCGAAGCCATCAAGCGTATGTCCACTGCTCGCGGCGGGCAGGGCGGAGGAATCGTGAATGTGTCCTCCATTGCTGCGCGCCTGGGATCAGCCAATGAATACGTTGACTATGCTGCAACGAAAGGTGCGATTGATACCTTCACCATCGGTCTGGCCAAGGAAGTGATTGATGAAGGCATTCGTGTCAATGCGGTCAGGCCGGGATTGATTCATACCGATATTCATACAAGTGGTGGTGAACCGGGACGTATTGAGCGATTAAAGAATTCTCTTCCAATGAAGCGCGGTGGCTACCCTGAAGAAGTCGCGCGCGCAATTTTGTGGCTGCTATCAGATGACGCGTCTTACTCAACCGGTGTTTTATTGGATGTGTCAGGCGGGCGCTGA